The following proteins come from a genomic window of Geothrix edaphica:
- a CDS encoding elongation factor G yields the protein MSGNSQSTPRVAAIVGPYLSGKTSLMESLLFVAGALPRKGSVKEGNTVGDASMEAKARQMSVEASLAACTYEGENWTLIDCPGSVEFRQESVHALMAADIAVVVCDPDPARALMAAPALKFLDDHKIPHVMFINKMEAAGSAGKLKDVLNALQMVSERPLVLVEIPIREGDQVTGYVDLISEHAYKYEADKDADLKQLPESLLPEEQEARQLMLEKLADFDDHLMEELLGDMAPSLEEVSEDLAKDVRDDLLVPVFFGSADKDAGVRRLFQALCDEAPRVEATAARLGIPEGKDALVQVFKSVHAQHVGKLSISRVWRGEVADGAILAGNRVSGINRLFGSQQIKQQKASAGEVVALGRMDEVRTGEVLTPGAKLEMDWPEPLQPMLALSLHTAKSGDDVKLSLALQKLCEEDASLQVEQNAETQERILWGQGEVHLKCALDRLKSRFGLDVQQHPPMVPYRETFTKGAKVHGRHKHQTGGHGQFGDVWFEIKPLPRGTGFQFEERIVGGVVPKNFFGAIEHGVVDWMKRGPLGFPVVDIHVALVDGSYHTVDSSDMAFKTAARIGMTEAAPVCHPVLLEPISEVHISVPSEYTPKAQRLVTGRRGGQVLGFDAKPGWKGWDVVSAYIPQAEMSDVIVELRSLTMGVGSFTWAFHHLQELVGRDADKVVEARKAAKTTA from the coding sequence GTGAGCGGAAATTCTCAGTCAACTCCACGCGTAGCGGCCATCGTGGGCCCCTACCTCTCCGGAAAGACCTCCTTGATGGAGAGCCTTCTCTTCGTGGCGGGCGCCCTGCCGCGCAAGGGCTCCGTCAAGGAGGGGAACACCGTCGGCGACGCCTCCATGGAAGCCAAGGCCCGGCAGATGAGCGTCGAGGCCAGCCTCGCGGCCTGTACCTATGAGGGTGAGAACTGGACCCTCATCGACTGCCCGGGATCCGTCGAGTTCCGCCAGGAGTCGGTCCACGCCCTCATGGCCGCGGACATCGCCGTGGTGGTGTGCGATCCCGACCCGGCCCGGGCGCTGATGGCCGCGCCCGCCCTGAAGTTCCTCGATGACCACAAGATCCCCCACGTCATGTTCATCAACAAGATGGAAGCCGCCGGCAGCGCCGGAAAGCTGAAGGACGTGCTCAATGCCCTGCAGATGGTGTCGGAGCGCCCGCTGGTGCTGGTGGAGATCCCCATCCGCGAGGGCGACCAGGTCACGGGCTACGTGGACCTCATCAGCGAACACGCCTACAAATACGAAGCCGACAAGGATGCGGACCTGAAGCAGCTGCCGGAGTCCCTGTTGCCCGAGGAGCAGGAGGCCCGCCAGCTCATGCTGGAGAAGCTTGCGGACTTCGACGACCACCTCATGGAGGAGCTGCTGGGCGACATGGCGCCCTCGCTTGAGGAGGTGTCCGAAGACCTGGCCAAGGATGTGCGCGACGATCTGCTGGTGCCGGTCTTCTTCGGTTCGGCGGACAAGGACGCCGGCGTCCGCCGGCTCTTCCAGGCCCTGTGCGACGAAGCGCCCCGGGTGGAGGCCACTGCCGCGCGGCTGGGCATCCCCGAGGGCAAGGACGCGCTGGTGCAGGTGTTCAAGAGCGTCCACGCCCAGCACGTGGGCAAGCTGAGCATCTCCCGGGTGTGGCGCGGCGAGGTGGCCGATGGCGCGATCCTCGCGGGGAACCGGGTGAGCGGCATCAACCGGCTCTTCGGTTCCCAGCAGATCAAGCAGCAGAAGGCCTCCGCCGGCGAGGTGGTGGCCCTGGGCCGCATGGATGAGGTGCGCACCGGCGAAGTTCTGACGCCCGGCGCCAAGCTCGAGATGGACTGGCCCGAGCCTCTCCAGCCCATGCTGGCCCTCAGCCTGCACACCGCCAAGAGCGGCGACGACGTGAAGCTGTCGCTGGCCCTCCAGAAGCTCTGCGAAGAGGACGCCTCCCTCCAGGTGGAGCAGAACGCCGAGACCCAGGAGCGCATCCTCTGGGGCCAGGGCGAGGTGCACCTCAAGTGCGCCCTGGACCGCCTCAAGAGCCGCTTCGGGCTCGATGTCCAGCAACACCCGCCCATGGTCCCCTACCGCGAGACCTTCACGAAGGGCGCCAAGGTGCACGGCCGCCACAAGCACCAGACCGGCGGCCACGGCCAGTTCGGCGACGTGTGGTTCGAGATCAAGCCGCTGCCCCGCGGCACGGGCTTCCAGTTCGAGGAGCGCATCGTGGGGGGCGTGGTGCCCAAGAACTTCTTCGGCGCCATCGAGCACGGCGTGGTGGACTGGATGAAGCGCGGCCCCCTGGGCTTCCCCGTGGTGGACATCCACGTGGCCCTGGTGGACGGCAGCTACCACACCGTGGACAGCTCCGACATGGCCTTCAAGACCGCCGCCCGCATCGGCATGACCGAGGCGGCGCCGGTCTGCCACCCGGTGCTGCTGGAACCCATCTCCGAAGTGCACATCAGCGTCCCCAGCGAGTACACGCCCAAGGCCCAGCGCCTGGTGACGGGCCGCCGGGGGGGCCAGGTGCTCGGCTTCGACGCCAAGCCCGGCTGGAAGGGCTGGGACGTGGTCTCCGCCTACATCCCCCAGGCCGAGATGAGCGACGTCATCGTGGAGCTCCGCAGCCTCACCATGGGCGTCGGTTCCTTCACCTGGGCCTTCCATCACCTGCAGGAGCTGGTGGGCCGCGACGCCGACAAGGTGGTGGAGGCAAGGAAGGCGGCGAAAACAACGGCCTGA
- a CDS encoding DUF512 domain-containing protein, producing the protein MAQKGVQVITVEPDSLAEEAGIRPGDTLLEIHGEAVLDQLNYQFLITREDEAQVLVQRPDGSTFQAFVENGGEGIGVDLAQDEVKVCKQNCVFCFVHQMPKGFRKSLYLKDEDIRLSFLYGHFTTLSSSDDAELDRIVRERLSPIHVSVHATDPAARVKVVGNPREGHILRKIDRLLEGGIDVHTQAVVAPGLNDGAIWQQTVDDLWSRSLGGGKEGRGSVLSLSCVPVGLTAHRENLPSVQDVDTAFARDWVARWMPEVRKHTRANDGEPWLLLADEWFTRAGIEVPGRAFYSRSWAQLENGVGLVRRFLEHSRRFIKSPRAKGFAGRRVLLLTGSSFAPTLSRVAAELNRAVGSHLRVVPARNFSFGDSVTVAGLLCGEDLKYAAHADRDAKGGGPGWVDAVVVPSASLRTHTGPTDQYTLRGVVVREEGTFLDDLTLPQMAAELGVPTVPSGANLSHLLDHLEAADRGAFRGGALASAFHTAGLNLPQGAYNP; encoded by the coding sequence TTGGCCCAGAAAGGCGTGCAAGTCATCACGGTGGAACCGGACAGCCTGGCCGAGGAGGCCGGGATCCGTCCCGGCGACACGTTGCTGGAGATCCATGGCGAGGCGGTGCTGGACCAGCTGAACTACCAGTTCCTCATCACCCGGGAGGACGAGGCGCAGGTGCTTGTCCAGCGGCCGGACGGCAGCACCTTCCAGGCCTTCGTGGAGAACGGCGGCGAGGGCATCGGAGTGGACCTGGCCCAGGATGAGGTGAAGGTCTGCAAGCAGAACTGCGTGTTCTGCTTCGTGCACCAGATGCCCAAGGGCTTCAGGAAGTCGCTCTACCTCAAGGATGAGGACATCCGCCTGTCCTTCCTCTACGGCCACTTCACGACGCTCTCCAGCAGCGATGACGCGGAGCTGGACCGCATCGTACGCGAGCGGCTGAGCCCCATCCACGTCTCGGTGCACGCCACAGATCCCGCGGCCCGGGTGAAGGTGGTGGGCAACCCTCGCGAAGGCCACATCCTCCGCAAGATCGACCGGCTGCTGGAGGGCGGCATCGATGTCCACACCCAGGCGGTGGTGGCGCCGGGGCTCAACGACGGGGCCATCTGGCAGCAGACGGTCGACGACCTCTGGAGCCGAAGCCTGGGAGGGGGGAAGGAGGGCAGGGGCAGCGTCCTGAGCCTGTCCTGCGTGCCCGTGGGGCTCACGGCCCACCGGGAGAACCTGCCTTCGGTGCAGGATGTCGACACGGCCTTCGCCCGGGACTGGGTGGCCCGCTGGATGCCCGAAGTGCGGAAGCACACCCGGGCCAACGATGGCGAGCCCTGGCTGCTGCTGGCGGACGAGTGGTTCACCCGGGCGGGCATCGAGGTCCCCGGACGGGCCTTCTACTCGCGCTCCTGGGCCCAGCTGGAGAACGGTGTGGGCCTGGTGCGCCGTTTCCTGGAGCACAGCCGCCGCTTCATCAAGAGTCCCCGCGCCAAGGGTTTCGCGGGGCGGCGGGTGCTGCTGCTGACGGGGTCGAGCTTCGCGCCCACCCTTTCGCGGGTGGCCGCCGAGCTGAACCGCGCCGTGGGCAGCCATCTGCGCGTGGTGCCGGCCCGGAACTTCAGCTTCGGCGACAGCGTCACCGTGGCGGGTCTGCTCTGCGGCGAGGACCTGAAGTACGCCGCCCACGCCGATCGGGATGCCAAGGGCGGGGGCCCGGGCTGGGTGGATGCGGTGGTGGTGCCCTCAGCCAGCCTGCGCACCCACACGGGCCCCACGGACCAGTACACCCTGCGCGGGGTGGTGGTGCGGGAGGAGGGGACCTTCCTGGATGACCTGACGCTGCCCCAGATGGCGGCGGAGCTGGGTGTGCCCACGGTGCCCAGCGGCGCCAACCTGTCCCACCTCCTGGATCACCTGGAGGCCGCCGACCGCGGCGCCTTCCGGGGCGGGGCCCTGGCCTCGGCCTTCCACACCGCGGGCCTCAACCTGCCCCAGGGCGCCTACAACCCCTGA
- a CDS encoding DMT family transporter has translation MPALIAAQSRRRMVARAELAGSAVCFGLMAILARKLTLPGMGFTAGHLAVLRFVVGALVSLAAFGLIPGLYRPNNYRLLVTRGLSGGAVVVLYFYALAHIPAGEAGILYNVFPVIAVVMSLALFKERPTIHLWLAILAASLGVVLVLSQGHMGLGLGRGEVAALAAAIFAATSANAIRAARHTENAATIFFFFCVAGLPVVLPFALSPWPGLSQGSLGAWGLAVLMSLLALGGQLLMSEAYGTLAVSEAAVWLQLLPIVQYLMAVPMLGERATGAGLAGVLITVAGVAYGTVLGHRPRA, from the coding sequence ATGCCAGCCTTGATCGCCGCCCAATCCCGCCGCCGCATGGTGGCCCGCGCGGAGTTGGCTGGTTCTGCGGTGTGCTTCGGCCTGATGGCCATCCTGGCGCGGAAGCTCACGCTGCCGGGCATGGGGTTCACGGCGGGCCACCTGGCCGTGCTGCGCTTCGTGGTGGGGGCCCTGGTGAGCCTCGCCGCCTTCGGCCTGATCCCGGGGCTCTACCGGCCGAACAACTACCGCCTGCTGGTGACGCGGGGGCTCTCCGGCGGCGCTGTGGTGGTGCTCTACTTCTACGCTCTGGCCCACATCCCGGCGGGGGAGGCGGGGATCCTCTACAACGTGTTCCCCGTGATCGCCGTGGTGATGTCCCTGGCGCTCTTCAAGGAGCGCCCCACGATCCACCTCTGGCTGGCCATCCTGGCTGCCTCCCTGGGCGTGGTGCTGGTGCTCAGCCAGGGGCATATGGGGCTGGGCCTCGGGAGGGGGGAGGTGGCCGCCCTGGCCGCGGCCATCTTCGCGGCCACGAGCGCCAACGCCATCCGGGCGGCGCGCCATACGGAGAATGCGGCCACCATCTTCTTCTTCTTCTGCGTGGCTGGGCTGCCCGTGGTGCTGCCCTTCGCCCTCTCGCCCTGGCCCGGCCTCTCCCAGGGGAGCCTCGGCGCCTGGGGCCTGGCGGTGCTCATGAGCCTGCTGGCCCTCGGAGGCCAGCTGCTGATGTCCGAGGCCTACGGGACCCTGGCCGTGTCCGAGGCGGCGGTCTGGCTCCAGCTGCTGCCGATCGTCCAGTACCTGATGGCGGTGCCCATGCTGGGGGAGCGCGCCACTGGGGCCGGGCTGGCGGGCGTCCTCATCACCGTGGCGGGGGTGGCCTACGGCACCGTGCTCGGGCACCGCCCGCGGGCATGA
- a CDS encoding ExbD/TolR family protein — translation MDAGGAKGKAKTDINVTPLIDIVLVLLIVFIVMVPGLSKAMKVVVPQVVQTSTPPKPDPNNILIQVDQDGTMTLQQDKIDAQGIKDKLPDAVMLQPLNYRKVFLKVDEDVKFQAMVDVLDAIRVASDLAKKKSLENLDKFQGQDGGDVKVAVSLKKRIVAAPVS, via the coding sequence ATGGATGCCGGCGGCGCGAAAGGCAAGGCGAAAACCGATATCAACGTCACCCCGCTGATCGACATCGTGCTGGTGCTCCTGATCGTGTTCATCGTGATGGTGCCCGGTCTCAGCAAGGCCATGAAGGTGGTGGTGCCCCAGGTCGTCCAGACCTCCACCCCGCCCAAGCCCGATCCGAACAACATCCTGATCCAGGTGGACCAGGACGGGACGATGACCCTCCAGCAGGACAAGATCGACGCCCAGGGCATCAAGGACAAGCTGCCCGATGCCGTGATGCTGCAGCCCCTCAACTACCGGAAGGTCTTCCTGAAGGTGGACGAGGACGTGAAGTTCCAGGCCATGGTGGATGTGCTCGATGCCATCCGCGTCGCCTCGGATCTGGCGAAGAAGAAGTCCCTCGAGAACCTGGACAAGTTCCAGGGCCAGGATGGCGGCGATGTGAAAGTGGCCGTCTCCCTCAAGAAGCGCATCGTGGCCGCGCCCGTCAGCTAG
- a CDS encoding ExbD/TolR family protein: protein MKSDINVTPLVDIVLVLLIIFIVITPAVNNAVKLPLAKHAPKVDQQADAGQKYLTLMLTSKRNDKYEVIGPGAVLIDDKDAKDERFFINDEGQRQKLEDYINRNVSQLNDKRVFVKADADLPFKYINELFQSCRKGGADEASIVTSEDKDTKKEGGN, encoded by the coding sequence ATGAAGTCCGACATCAACGTCACGCCGCTTGTGGACATCGTGCTGGTGCTGCTGATCATCTTCATCGTGATCACTCCAGCCGTGAACAACGCCGTGAAGCTGCCGTTGGCCAAGCATGCCCCGAAGGTGGACCAGCAGGCGGACGCAGGCCAGAAGTACCTGACCCTCATGCTGACCTCCAAGCGCAATGACAAGTACGAAGTGATCGGCCCCGGCGCCGTGCTCATCGACGACAAGGACGCCAAGGACGAGCGCTTCTTCATCAATGACGAAGGCCAGCGCCAGAAGCTCGAGGACTACATCAACCGCAACGTGTCCCAGCTGAACGACAAGCGGGTGTTCGTCAAGGCCGACGCCGATCTGCCCTTCAAGTACATCAATGAGCTGTTCCAGTCCTGCCGGAAGGGTGGCGCCGACGAGGCCTCCATCGTGACCAGCGAGGACAAGGACACCAAGAAGGAAGGGGGTAACTGA
- a CDS encoding MotA/TolQ/ExbB proton channel family protein, translating to MNLLATPLMLGLAEGGHDSFSAAEIWRAASIANKFIITVLFLLMAYQIYVAIERFVTYAQSKQASDKFLKLFMDTLRRGDFEAAKRAATTHNKSHIALVLKHGLDIFQYEKQLKTMNPNHDAIQPVERAIQRGTAEVVELLKKGMSGLGTIGALAPFIGLLGTVIGIIKVFSDLKTKGAGDINALAGSIGEALATTALGLFVAIPAVWIYNLLTNKQDVVVTNINNAASQMIDEFIRRESQS from the coding sequence ATGAACCTGCTTGCCACCCCCCTGATGCTCGGGCTTGCCGAAGGCGGCCACGACAGCTTCTCCGCGGCCGAGATCTGGCGCGCGGCGTCCATCGCCAACAAGTTCATCATCACCGTCCTCTTCCTCCTGATGGCCTACCAGATCTACGTGGCCATCGAGCGCTTCGTGACCTACGCGCAGAGCAAGCAGGCCTCCGACAAGTTCCTCAAGCTCTTTATGGACACGCTCCGCCGCGGTGACTTCGAGGCCGCCAAGCGCGCCGCCACCACCCACAACAAGAGCCACATCGCCCTGGTGCTGAAGCACGGCCTGGACATCTTCCAGTACGAGAAGCAGCTCAAGACCATGAACCCCAACCACGACGCCATCCAGCCCGTGGAGCGCGCCATCCAGCGCGGCACCGCCGAGGTGGTCGAGCTCCTCAAGAAGGGTATGAGCGGCCTGGGCACCATCGGCGCGCTGGCCCCCTTCATCGGCCTGCTCGGCACCGTGATCGGCATCATCAAGGTCTTCTCCGACCTGAAGACCAAGGGCGCTGGCGATATCAACGCCCTGGCCGGCTCCATCGGTGAGGCCCTGGCCACCACCGCGCTCGGCCTGTTCGTCGCCATCCCGGCCGTGTGGATCTACAACCTGCTGACCAACAAGCAGGATGTCGTCGTCACCAACATCAACAATGCGGCCTCCCAGATGATCGACGAGTTCATCCGCCGCGAGAGCCAGAGCTAA
- a CDS encoding energy transducer TonB: protein MEDAVYKSSLAAGNDAIRRGNPKVTIPTTVAMYALFALVAFQLAKHTETGQKVLKTMAIDLAEQAEAAPPPPPPPPPPPPPPPPPMAVSTGKVDTTPIDPRQEVVPETVPKELPKQDHSLGGVPGGVPGGVPGGVIGGVVGGVVGGVVGGTGKVVDFDFSQIKVKYQPPAPPYPALAKIAKIQGTVVVEIVVGPDGVPTSAVAKEGPPQLRPTAEAYAMQWKFEPALLNGTPQYARFKLTMPFRLR, encoded by the coding sequence TTGGAGGACGCAGTCTACAAGTCCTCCCTCGCCGCCGGGAACGACGCCATCCGGCGGGGCAACCCCAAGGTCACCATCCCCACGACGGTGGCCATGTACGCTCTGTTCGCGCTCGTGGCCTTCCAGCTGGCGAAGCATACGGAGACGGGTCAGAAGGTCCTCAAGACCATGGCCATCGACCTCGCCGAACAGGCTGAGGCCGCGCCGCCCCCGCCGCCTCCTCCGCCTCCCCCGCCTCCGCCGCCTCCGCCGCCGATGGCCGTGTCCACGGGCAAGGTGGATACGACCCCCATCGATCCGCGCCAGGAAGTGGTGCCCGAGACGGTGCCTAAAGAGCTGCCCAAGCAGGACCACTCCCTGGGCGGTGTCCCCGGCGGCGTCCCCGGCGGTGTCCCCGGCGGCGTCATCGGCGGTGTGGTCGGCGGTGTGGTCGGCGGCGTCGTCGGCGGCACCGGCAAGGTGGTGGACTTCGACTTCAGCCAGATCAAGGTGAAGTACCAGCCCCCCGCTCCGCCGTATCCGGCCCTCGCCAAGATCGCCAAGATCCAGGGCACGGTGGTCGTGGAGATCGTGGTCGGCCCCGATGGCGTACCCACCTCGGCCGTCGCGAAGGAAGGTCCTCCCCAGCTGCGGCCCACGGCCGAAGCCTACGCCATGCAGTGGAAGTTCGAGCCCGCCCTCCTGAACGGCACTCCCCAGTACGCGCGCTTCAAGCTCACGATGCCGTTCCGGCTCCGCTAG
- the tgt gene encoding tRNA guanosine(34) transglycosylase Tgt, with amino-acid sequence MPKITSPYFSFIHESRGASGPARAGRFHTSHGEVETPAFMPVGTQGTVKGITPAQLRDIGPQVILGNTYHLGLRPGDALVAQHGGLHRFMGWEGPILTDSGGFQVFSLASLRKMTEEGVAFQSHLDGSPQFLSPERSLEIQRNLGSDICMALDECPPGRMERSKLEVSMARTTRWLARSRAVPLQAHQGLFAINQGGTHLDLRRGHLAEALELDAKTPFQGFAVGGLSVGEPKDEMNAVLAEFVRELPADRPRYLMGVGTPEDLLFGIEQGVDLFDCVLPSREARHGRILTSRGKLNLKNARHREADLPLDPDCACYTCRTFSRAYLHHLFRCGELLGFTLNTIHNLSYTVGLTRAARQALLENRFPAFAQTSRARWQTEEP; translated from the coding sequence ATGCCAAAGATCACAAGTCCCTATTTCTCATTCATCCACGAGTCTCGGGGCGCCTCCGGGCCAGCCCGGGCCGGGCGATTTCATACCTCACATGGCGAGGTCGAGACACCCGCGTTCATGCCCGTGGGGACTCAGGGAACGGTGAAAGGCATCACTCCGGCTCAGCTCCGGGACATCGGTCCCCAGGTGATTCTGGGGAACACATACCACTTGGGGCTCCGGCCAGGGGATGCTCTGGTGGCCCAGCACGGGGGGTTGCACCGGTTCATGGGCTGGGAAGGGCCCATCCTCACGGACTCCGGGGGCTTCCAGGTCTTCTCCCTGGCTTCCCTGAGGAAGATGACCGAGGAGGGGGTCGCCTTCCAGAGCCACCTGGACGGCAGCCCGCAGTTCCTGTCGCCGGAGCGCAGCCTGGAGATCCAGCGGAACCTGGGCTCCGACATCTGCATGGCCCTGGACGAGTGCCCGCCGGGCCGGATGGAGCGGTCCAAGCTCGAGGTCAGCATGGCCCGCACCACGCGCTGGCTGGCCCGGAGCCGAGCGGTGCCCCTCCAGGCACACCAGGGGCTCTTTGCCATCAACCAGGGCGGCACCCACCTGGACCTGCGGCGGGGTCACCTGGCGGAGGCCCTGGAGCTCGACGCGAAGACTCCCTTCCAGGGCTTCGCCGTGGGCGGCCTGAGTGTGGGGGAGCCCAAGGACGAGATGAACGCGGTGCTGGCGGAGTTCGTGCGGGAGCTGCCGGCGGACCGGCCCCGCTACCTCATGGGCGTGGGGACGCCGGAGGACCTGCTCTTCGGCATCGAGCAGGGGGTGGACCTCTTCGATTGCGTGCTGCCCAGCCGCGAGGCCAGGCACGGCCGCATCCTCACGAGCCGGGGCAAGCTCAACCTCAAGAACGCCCGGCACCGGGAGGCGGACCTGCCCCTGGACCCGGATTGCGCCTGCTACACCTGCCGGACCTTCAGCCGGGCCTACCTGCACCACCTCTTCCGCTGCGGCGAGCTGCTGGGCTTCACGCTGAACACGATCCACAACCTGAGCTACACTGTGGGGCTCACCCGCGCTGCGCGGCAGGCCCTGCTGGAAAACCGCTTTCCGGCGTTCGCCCAGACCTCGCGCGCTCGATGGCAGACCGAGGAGCCCTAG
- the yajC gene encoding preprotein translocase subunit YajC, translated as MMMYALLQQPATGGPAWIQFVFIGGMALMFYFLLIRPQSKARKEMEARLSKLKAGDEVVLTSGLYATIDRVEDKHIWLKLGGSVVKARRAAVAALANEPESQN; from the coding sequence ATGATGATGTACGCCCTTCTTCAGCAGCCCGCGACCGGTGGTCCGGCCTGGATCCAGTTCGTGTTCATCGGCGGCATGGCCCTGATGTTCTACTTCCTTCTCATCCGCCCCCAGAGCAAGGCCCGCAAGGAGATGGAGGCCCGCCTGTCGAAGCTGAAGGCCGGCGACGAGGTCGTCCTGACCTCCGGCCTCTACGCCACCATCGACCGCGTCGAGGACAAGCACATCTGGCTCAAGCTCGGCGGCTCCGTGGTCAAGGCGCGGCGCGCGGCCGTGGCGGCCCTGGCCAACGAACCCGAATCCCAGAACTGA